The following are encoded together in the Lactuca sativa cultivar Salinas chromosome 1, Lsat_Salinas_v11, whole genome shotgun sequence genome:
- the LOC111891288 gene encoding probable glycosyltransferase At5g03795 has protein sequence MSNGYQHILGIQRLACFGGVVFAVVIMFQYFEFPYGDVISSLFSATKIHITNTRSYPHENSSLLLQISGDMNMTGASDVLVKGIMNTYKGHDDDMIDIIKHNRSETKKELDDSIDLNRNATSLSVHLANVSSVIEVPRKKQKRKVVVISEMHDILVHNRESSHSMKPRWSSRADQELLEAKVQIENAQLNEEDHDLYPSVFRNVSIFRRSYELMEKTLKVYIYKEGEKPIFNNPEAVMKGIYASEGWFMMQMKKSKRFVTRKSKEAHLFYIPYSSKMLKATISPYSYDRQSVVPFLKNYLDMISRRYTFWNRTGGADHFFAACHDWGPEETSQIMATCIRAICNTDIEKAGFELGKDVSLPETNVRDPQNPLHQLGGKPPSKRSVFAFFAGKMHGSLRPILLQHWENKDPDMKIFRKLPKVKDDKNYVDYMKSSRFCICAKGSEVNSPRVVEAIFYECVPVIISDNFVPPFFEFLDWESFAIFIQEKDIPNLKIILLSITNKRYLQMYQRVKQVQQHFLWHVKPVRYDIFHMILHSIWYNRVLRVNSM, from the exons ATGAGTAATGGATATCAGCATATACTGGGAATTCAGAGATTAGCATGCTTTGGGGGAGTGGTGTTTGCTGTTGTTATAATGTTTCAGTATTTTGAATTTCCATATGGTGATGTTATATCATCTTTATTTTCTGCTACCAAGATTCACATAACTAACACTCGAAGCTACCCACATGAGAATTCGTCTCTTCTTCTCCAAATATCAGGGGACATGAACATGACAGGGGCTTCTGATGTTCTTGTGAAGGGTATTATGAATACATACAAGGGACATGATGATGACATGATTGACATCATAAAGCATAATAGATCAGAAACAAAAAAGGAATTGGATGATTCTATAGATTTGAACAGAAATGCTACTAGTTTAAGTGTCCACTTAGCCAATGTTTCCTCTGTGATTGAAGTCCCTCGAAAGAAGCAAAAGAGGAAAGTTGTGGTGATTTCTGAGATGCATGATATTTTAGTCCACAATCGTGAATCTTCTCATTCCATG AAACCACGTTGGTCTTCAAGAGCTGATCAAGAATTACTTGAAGCAAAAGTGCAAATTGAGAATGCTCAGTTGAATGAAGAAGATCATGACCTTTATCCTTCGGTGTTCCGTAATGTTTCCATTTTTAGGAG GAGCTATGAATTAATGGAAAAGACTCTAAAGGTTTATATTTACAAGGAGGGAGAGAAGCCAATATTCAACAACCCAGAGGCAGTTATGAAGGGAATATATGCATCGGAGGGATGGTTTATGATGCAAATGAAAAAAAGCAAAAGATTTGTTACAAGGAAATCAAAAGAAGCCCATTTGTTCTACATTCCTTATAGCTCAAAAATGTTGAAAGCAACTATATCTCCCTACTCTTATGATCGTCAAAGTGTTGTACCTTTCTTGAAAAACTACCTTGACATGATCTCACGGCGATACACTTTCTGGAATAGAACCGGTGGGGCCGACCATTTTTTTGCTGCGTGTCATGACTGG GGCCCAGAGGAAACAAGCCAAATCATGGCTACTTGCATTAGAGCCATCTGCAACACAGACATTGAAAAAGCAGGATTCGAATTGGGAAAAGACGTTTCTCTCCCTGAAACAAATGTCCGTGATCCTCAAAATCCATTACATCAACTTGGAGGTAAACCCCCTTCCAAACGCTCAGTTTTTGCATTCTTTGCTGGAAAAATGCACGGGTCCCTTCGTCCAATTCTATTACAACATTGGGAAAACAAAGATCCTGACATGAAAATCTTCAGAAAGCTTCCCAAAGTCAAAGATGACAAAAACTATGTTGATTATATGAAGAGTAGCAGGTTTTGTATATGTGCCAAAGGTTCTGAAGTCAATAGTCCTAGAGTTGTGGAGGCTATTTTCTATGAGTGTGTTCCCGTGATTATATCTGACAATTTCGTGCCACCTTTTTTCGAGTTTTTGGATTGGGAATCATTTGCAATTTTCATTCAAGAGAAAGATATCCCGAATCTGAAAATTATTCTTCTTTCCATCACCAATAAGAGGTATTTACAAATGTATCAGAGGGTAAAACAGGTACAACAACATTTTCTTTGGCATGTGAAGCCTGTTAGGTATGACATCTTTCATATGATATTACATTCAATATGGTATAATAGAGTTCTTAGAGTAAACTCAATGTGA